Within the Chromobacterium paludis genome, the region CTCCCATGGCGACCAAGGCCTGCTCCATCAGGGTATGCGGATGCGGCGTGCGGCTCAGGGTAATGAAATGCTTGCTGTGGACTTCATCGAAATGCATGGCGGCTTCCCCGTGGATGGATGGTCTTTTTTTTAGTTCTAGCCGCAACCATCAACCTGTGCAGCAAAAAAGCCGGCGCAGATCGCCGGCTTATGCAGAAAACGGAGAAACGCCAAATCAGGACGTATGCGACTTCAGCAAGACGTACAACTGGTCCTTCAACTTCAGCTTTTCTTTCTTCAGCACCTCAATTTCCTGCTGGCTCGCATTGACGATGCGGTCTTCCATATTCTTGATCTGCTGGTCCAATTGATTGTGCAGATCGAACAGCTTGGAAAAATGCGCATCTTCGATTTTCAGGCGGGAAATCAGATCACGGTATTCCGGAAACATCGGCAGCCTCCTTGGTGGGTGTCGGGACCGGCCTGGCCGGTCCATGACTTCATGCTAACGGTAAAATGCGGGCGCGCGCTTGATCTGTCTCAGCTGCGGCCGTCTCATTTCTGCGCGCCAGGCGCCGGAATGTTCAGCAGCATGCCCCCGCCCTCGCCGCCCACCACATTGGGCATCTGGCCATTCCACTTGTCGATGTAGGCGCGCTGCAGCTTCAGCTTTTCCCAGGCCAACAGCCTGTCGTCCAGCGAGGAGGCCAGGGCGCGGTTGGCTGCCGCCTCGCCCTCGGCGATCGCCACCTTCTTGCGCGCCTCGGCCTGAGCCGCCCTGACCTCGTTCTCCGTGCGGATGGAATCCTGGATCGCCTTGGTCTTGGCGTTGACGGCATTGGCCAGCTCCGGCGGCGGCCGCAGCGCCCCCACCAGGCCAAACTGCTGGATGGTCACGCCCATGGGCTGGGTGCGCCGGTTCAACTCCGCCGCCACGCGGGTCAGGAATTCCTCTTTCTTGACGCCATTGACGTCGTCGAAGCTGTATTCGGAACCGATGGCCACCACGATGTTGCGCGCGGTGTCGCGCAGATAGCCGTGAGTCCAGCTGGAGATGTCATCGGCGCGGAAGCGGGTATAAAACTCCGGCACCTTATGCGCGTCCAGCAGGTAAGACACCGCCACGTCTATCGTCACCGGCACCGAATCCTTGGTATTGAAACTCAGCTCTTCATTGGCCGCGCTGCCCTCGTTGGGCGAGCGCGTCCACACCTCGCGCTGGACGAAAGTGGGATACACCACCACCACGCTCTGGATCGGGTTGAAAAACACGAAGCCGGTGACGACGTTCTCCTTGGTGATGCCGCGGTCTATCAGTCGGTTGATCTTGATGCCGGTATAGCCGGGGTTGATCACCGTCCAGCTGAGCACGGTTTTTTCCATGATGTTGAACACCACCACCAGCGCCAGCAGCGCGGCGCCGATTTTCAACATCCAGGCTTTGAGCGGTTGCATTTCAGTCTTTCCTTGATCAAAGGGCAACGGTGACGCCAGCGCCCTCCGCCGGCCATCTGCCCACAGCCAGCATACGACTGCCGCATGATGCAATGCAATATGAATAAAGTGGGCATTCATGGCGCCGAACACGCCCGCCGCCTGGGAATTTCCAGGCGCCTGTCATCCGCGCGGCATGCCCCGCGTTAAACCTGACAAACAACATGGTCAAAATTCAGGACACATCCGCTATGCCTACGCCGCCCTCGCCGGACACGCCCGCCCCCACGCTGCCGCAGCGGCTGGACCACACCCTGGAACTGCTGGGCATGCGCGGCAAGGGCCTGGCCCTGCTGTCCGGCATGCTGGCCGTCATCTGGCTGACTTCCGGCATCTACCGGGTGGAACCCGACGAGCAAGGCGTGGTGCAGCGCTTTGGCCGCTGGACCGACACCACTTCCGCCGGCCTGCACTACCATCTGCCGTGGCCGATAGAAACCGTGCAGCTGCCCAAGACCACCCAGATCAAGCAACTCAAGCTGGCCAATCTGTATGAGGGATCGCCCCCGGACGCGGCGGACCCGCGCGAGAAGCAGATGCTCACCGGCGACGAAAACATCGTCGAAGCCGATTGCGCCGTGTTCTGGCGCATCAAGGACGCCGGCCAGTTCCTGTTCCACACCAACCAGCCGGAAGAAGCGCTGCGCATCACCGCCGAGGGCGCGCTGCGCGAGGTGGTCTCGCACACCCCCATCCAGGCCGCCATGTCCAACCGCCGCCAGCAGGTGGCCGAGGAAACCCGCAGCCTGATCCAGCAGCGGCTGGACGCCCAGCAGGCCGGCATCCTGATCACCCAGGTGCAGCTGCAGCGCGTGGACCCGCCCGCTGCCGTGATTGACGCCTTCAACGACGTGCAGCGCGCCCGCGCCGACCAAGAACGCGCGCGCAACGAGGCTCAGGCCTACAGCAACGACATCCTGCCCAAGGCGCGCGGCGAGGCGGAACGCATCCGCCAGGAAGCCGAAGCCTACCGCAGCCAGGTGGTCAATCTGGCGCAGGGCGAGGCCAAGCGCTTCGACTCGGTCTACCAGACCTACGCCCAGGCCAAGGACGTGACGGCCTGGCGCCTGTATCTGGAAAGCATGGACGAGATGCTGAAGAAAGCCAGCAAGGTGGTGATAGACGGCACCGGCAAGAACGGCGCCGGCGTGCTGCCGCTGCTGCAGCTGCAAGACAAACCCAAGGCCGGCAAGGAGTCCCGATGATGAGCAAGCAAGGACGCGGAATCGGCTGGGCGGCGGGCATCGCCGTGGTCTGGCTGGCGCTGTCGGCGCAATACACGCTGACCGAAGGCCAAAAGGCGCTGGTGGTGCGACTGGGCGCCCCGGTCAACGCCGATGAACAGCCGGGCCTGAAGTTCAAGCTGCCGCTGATAGACAGCGTGCTGTATTACGACACCCGGCTGCAGATATTGGCGCCGCCGCCGGAACAGGTGATCCTGGGCGACGAGAAGCGGCTGGAGGTGGAAACCTACACCCGCTACCGCATCGCCGACACCCTGCGCTTCTATCAGGCGCTGCGCACCGAGGAGCAGGCCCGCGCCCAGCTGACCCAGCTGGTCAGCACCTCGCTCAGGCGCGAACTGGGCAAGGCGCCGCTGACGGACCTGCTCTCTCCCCGCCGCGCCGCCATCGTGGCGCGCATCCAGCAAGAGGTGATAGAACACGCCAAGCCCTTGGGCCTGCAGGTCACCGAGGTGCAGCTGCACCGCGCCGACCTGCCGCTGGAAACCAGCCAGGCCATCTATGACCGGATGAAATCCGCCCGCCAGCAGGAGGCTAAGGAATTGCGCGCCCAGGGCGCGGAATGGGCGCAGCAAATCCAGGCCAAGGCCGACCGGGACCGCACGGTGATCTTGTCCGAGGCGCAGCGGCAAAGCGCCATCACCCACGGCGAAGCCGATGCCGAGGCCGGCCATATTCTGGCCCAGGCCTTCAGCAAGGACCCCAAGTTCTACAAGTTCTACCGCTCGCTGCAGACCTATCGCCAGTCGCTGGCGGACTCCGCGCCCACCCTGGTGCTGTCGCCGGACTCCGCCCTGCTGCGCGACCTGAAAAGCGGGCCGGCAGGCGGCAAGCCATGAGCGACGCGGACGTGCTGCTGCAACCGTCCGCCTTGCGCCGGCTGCGCCACTTGCTGGCCGCCTTGGGGCCCGGCCTGGTGGTGATGCTGGCCGACACCGAAACCGGCAGCGTAATCGCCGCCGCGCAAAGCGGCGCGCGCTGGGGCTACCGCATGCTGCCGCTGCTGCTGTTGCTGATCCCGCTGCTTTACATGGCACAGGAGCTGGCGATACGGCTGGCGCTGGGCACCGGCAAAAGCTACGGCGAGCTGGTGCGCCGGCGCTGGGGACGCCAGGCTGAGCGGGCCATGGCCGCCGTGCTGATGCTGAGCTGCCTGGGCGCGCTGGCCACTCAGCTGGCCGGCCTGGCCGGCATCGGACAGATGTTCGGCGTGCCGGTGCCCCACACCATAGGCCTGCTGTGCGCGCTGATCTTGCTGATGATTGGCACCGGCAGCTACCGCTCGGTGGAGCGCATTGCGCTGGGCCTGGGCGTGTTCGAGCTGGCCTTCCTGGCCGAGGCCTGGCTGGCGCGGCCCGATCCGGCGCAGATGCTGGCCCAGCTCGGCCATCTCCCCCTGGGCAGCCACGATTTCCTGCTGCTGGCCGCCGCCAATATCGGCACCTGCGTCATGCCGTGGACGCTCAGCTACCAGCAATCGGCCATGCTGGACAAGGGCCTGACCCTGGATGACCTGAAACCGGCCAGATTGGACACCCTGCTCGGCGCCGCGCTGTGCCAGCTCATCACCGCCGGCATCCTGATCGCCGCCACCGCGGCCTTCGGCAAGGGCGCCGGCGGCCAAAGCCTGGCCGCCATTCCGGAAATCGCCGGCGGCTTCACCCGCCTGCTCGGCCCGGCCGGCGGCAGGCTGCTGTTCGCGCTGGCGCTGTCCGGCGGCGCGCTGGTGGCCACCATCGTGGTCTGCCTGACCAGCGCCTGGACCCTGGGCGAACTGGCAGGCCAACGCGACTCGCTGGAAAAACACCCCTTGCAGGCGCCGTGGTTCTACGGCGGCTGCGCCGCCATGCTGATAGGCGCCGGCGCGCTGGTATCGTCCGGCGTCAACCTGGTGCAGCTATCCATCGCCACCTCCGTGGCCAACGCGCTCTTGCTGCCCATCATGCTGGCCGGACTGTATTGGCTGGCGCTGCGCGAACTGCCGCCGCCGCTGCGGCTGAGCCGCCGCTACACCCTGGCGCTGGCCCCGGTGCTGTTGCTGGCCGCCGGCTTCAGCCTCTACGCCGGCATCGCCGGCAGCTTGGGCTGACGCCCGACTCCAGGACAAGAAATGGAACCCGATAGCCTCTCCCACGCCTTTGGCCTGACTCTGCAGGTCTCCTTCCTCGACCTAATCCTCAGCGGCGACAACGCGTTGGTGATCGCCCTGGCCTGCCGCTCGCTGCCGCAGGAATTGCGCCGCCGCGCCGTGATCTGGGGCACCGGCTTCGCCATCGCGCTGCGGCTGGCGCTGGCGGCCCTGACCGGCGTCTTGCTGATGGTGCCCATGCTCAAGCTGGTCGGCGCCGCCATCCTGCTGGCCATCGCCATGCAGCTGCTGCTGGACGAGGGCGGGGAGGAGGATGGCCAGGAGCTGGCGGAACAGGCCGGACACAGCCGGCAGCTATGGAACGCGGTGATGCTGGTGGTGGGCGCGGACCTGGCGCTGAGCCTGGACAACGTGGTGGCCCTGGCCGCCGCGGCACAGGGCAGCGTGCTGTTCCTGTTGCTGGGGCTGTTATTGAGCGTGCCTTTGCTAATGTACGGCAGCCTGCTGCTGTCGCGGCTGATGGGCGATTATCCGCTGCTGATACCGGCCGGCGCCGCCGTGCTGGGCTGGCTGGCCGGCAGTCTGGCCGTCGGCGACGCCTTGTGGGGCGACTGGGTGGCCGCGCAGGCGCCGGCCCTGCTGGTGGTCGTGCCTCTGCTCGGCGCGGCCTTCGTGCTGCTGGAAAGCCGCATCATCCGGGCGCAGCGGCGCAAGCTCGCGCCCATGCCGCCATGGCGGCCGCTGGAGCCGTTGACCCGTCGCCTGACCCGCCTGGGCGAAGCCGCCATCCAGCCGGACGCGGCAGTCGCGGCGGCCATCCTGCACGCGCCGCCGGAGACGCCCGCGCCAGCCCCCGTCGCCGCGCTCCCGACCGCGCGACCGGCCCAAGAGGAGGCGCAGTCTGTCGCCGCGACGGCCGCGGAAGGCACCGCCGATGAGGCGGACCTCGACGACGGCAACCGGCTCAGCCCGGCGCTGAAATGGCTGGTCGGCGCGGCGGCCCTGCTGGGCATGTCCGCCTTGCTGTGGCTGATCTGGCATTTGCTGAGCCAGGGCTTTCTGCCGGCGCCCAAGCACCCGGTCAAGCTCACCCGCTGAAACCGCGCCGCGCCGGGCGGGGGCCGTTAGGCCGCCTCCGCCCGGCATGGCGGCAAGCCCCCGCCTGGCAAGCCGCTCCCACCCAAAAAGCCTCGTCCCCGCGTGACCCTCCCTCCATCCCAGCCTTGACTCCGCCCCCTTGCCGACAGGCGTCGCCAGGCCGCTCCTCTGCGCCCTCGCGCGCACCTGTCAAAAAGTACAGTTCAGACCTAATGCATACCAACTACAGTCCACGTTAATACCAATTAAATACAAGTTGCATGCTCGTTTGGCTGTACCCACTACAGAGGAGAACCGTGTGAGCAAGACCCTGATGCTAATCAAAGGCGGCCTGGCCGCCGGCGCCGTCGGCGGCGTTGCGCTGCTGGCCAGCCATGCCGCGCTCGACGGCCGTTCGGCGACGTTGCCGTTGTCGTCCGCCAATTTGGTGAAGACCGCGGCCAGCAGCTGCACCGACCCGGACTGGAGCGCGTCCACGGTTTATACCGGCGGCCAGCGCGTCAGCTACCAGGACCAGACCTGGCAAGCCAAGTGGTGGACCCAGGGCAATACGCCCAGCAGCAGCGACGCCAGTCCCTGGAAACTGATAGGCCAATGCGGCGGCGGCGGCAACCCGCCGCCGGTGGACCCGCCGCTGGTGCAAGTGCCCGCGCCCACCGGCAACGCCCTGTGCCGGCCGGAAGCGCTGGCGCAAACCGGCGGCGTGGACGTGCCCTATTGCGCCGCCTACAAGCAGGGCGGCGCGGAACAGCTGGCCAACGGCAGCCGCCGCCGCATCATCGGCTACTTCACCAGCTGGCGCACCGGCAAGGACGGCAGCCCCGCCTATCTGGTCAACAACATCCCCTGGGGCAAGCTCACTCACATCAACTACGCCTTCGCCCACGTGGACGGCGCCAACAAGCTGTCGGTCAACGAGACCGCGCCGGGCAACGCCGCCACCGACATGACCTGGCCCGGCGTGGCCGGCGCCGAGATGGACCCCAGCCTGCCGTACAAGGGCCACTTCAACCTGCTGACCCAATACAAGCGCAAATTCCCGGGCGTGAAGACCCTGATCTCGGTGGGCGGCTGGGCCGAAACCGGCGGCTACTTCGACGCCAGCGGCAAACGCGTGGCCAGCGGCGGCTTCTACAGCATGACGGTCAACGCCGACGGCAGCGTCAATCAAGCCGGCATCAACGCCTTCTCCGACTCCGCCGTCGCCTTCCTGCGCAAATACGGCTTCGACGGCGTGGACATCGACTTCGAATACCCCACCTCGATGAGCAACGCCGGCAACCCGCTGGACTGGAGCGTCTCCAACGCCCGCCTGGGCTCCTTGACCAAGGGCTACGTGGCGCTGCTGCAGACGCTGCGCGACAAGCTGGACCACGCCGCCGCCCAGGATGGCCATTACTACCAGATCACCGCCGCGGTGCCGGCCTCCGGCTATCTGCTGCGCGGCATGGAAACTTTCCCCGGCCTGAAGTATCTGGACTTCGTCAATGTGATGTCGTATGACCTGCATGGCTCGTGGAACCGCTTCGTCGGCCCCAACGCCGCGCTGTTCGACGACGGCAAGGACGCCGAGCTGGCCTTCTGGAACGTCTACGGCACCGCGCAATACGGCAATATCGGCTATCTGAACACCGATTGGGCCTATCACTACTACCGCGGCGCGCTGCCGGCTTCGCGCGTCAATATGGGCGTGCCCTACTACACCCGCGGCTGGAAAAACGTGACAGGCGGCAGCAACGGCCTGTGGGGCAGCGCGGTGGGCAGCAACTGTCCGACCGGCCTCACCGAGTGCGGCGACGGCGCGGTGGGCATAGACAATATCTGGCACGACCTAGACGACAAGGGCCAGGAAATCCCCGGCGGCTCCAACCCGATGTGGCACGCCAAGAACCTGGAGAAAGGCATCGCCGGCAGCTATCTGGCCTCCTACGGCATAGACCCGGCCCTGCCGATCAACCAGCTCGTCGGCAGCTATCAGCGCAACTACAACAACACGCTGGCCGCGCCGTGGCTGTGGAACGCCAGCAAGAAGGTGTTCCTGTCCACCGAGGACGAACAGTCCATCGCGCAAAAAGCGGCCTGGATCGACGCCAACAATGTGGGCGGCGTGATGTTCTGGGAATTGGCCGGCGACTACGACTGGAACGCGCAGCGCAACAACGGCCAGGGCGAGTACTACATGGGCAATACCCTGACCAATCTGCTGTACAACACCTTCAGCCAGCCGCCCAAGGTCGCCGCCAACCCGACCACGGCCGCGCCGGCGCCGACCGCGGCGATAGACGTGGGCTTCAGCCTGGGCGGTTTCGCCCTGGGCGATCAGAACTACCCGATCAACCCCAAGCTGACCATCGTCAACCGCTCCAAAACCACGCTGCCCGGCGGCACCGAGTTCCAATTCGACGTGCCGACCTCGGCGCCGGCCAATATCGCCGACCAGTCCGGCTTCGGCCTCAAGGTCATCAGCGTCGGCCACAACGGCAGCAATGTCGGCGGCCTGAAGGGCGACTTCAACCGCGTCTCGGTGAAGCTGCCTAGCTGGCAGACCCTGGCGCCGGGCCAGAGCGTGACGCTGGACGTGGTGTACTACCTGCCGATCTCCGGCCCCAGCCACTACACGGTGGGCCTGAACGGCAAGACCTACGCCATCCGCGACGAAGCGCCCTACCTGCCTTACCTGCAGTAAACCTCAACCGGCCCGCCTCGGGCCGGTCCCTTTCTTCTCCTGCTCCTCCCTTGACGGCCGGGTTCCCTCCCCGGCCGCTTTTTTTGCATCGCCCTCCTGCCATTGCATCACCTCGTTCAGATGCGCCAGCGCCGCGGCCGGGTCGATGCCGAACAACTTGCGCTGCCGGCCAAGATAATGCTGAAAATAACGGGACAGGGTTTCGGTTTTCATGCTGGACTCCTTGTAGTGGAGCCCGTATTGTCGCGCTGATAACATGAAGAAAAAATTGCTGACTTTTTCCTACATATTTCCCCTTTATGAGCCATAAACGCCTGTTGCAACAGTACAGCCGCCTGCATAAGCACTACGCCGGCCAGGATGCCGCCGCCTCGCTGCAGCAACTGGCCGATCTGCTGTGCTGCACCCGCCGCCACATGCGCAACCTGCTGGCGCAGATGCAAGAACTAGGCTGGCTGGACTGGCAAGCCAGCGCCGGGCGCGGCAAACGCTCCGCCCTGCGCTTTCTGCGCGAGGCTGACGAACTGCAGCGGCTGCAGGCCGCTCAGCTGCTGGAACAAGGCCGGGTGGAGCAGGCGGTGGCGCTGCTGGGCGACGATCCGCAGCAGCTGGCGCCCGTCTTGCTGTCGCGGCTGGGCCGGCGCTGGAGCGCGGATCGCCAGGTGCTGGGTGTGCCCTATTACCGCCCCCTGCCCACACTGCATCCCGGCGCGCCGCTCAGACGCTCCGAGCGCCATCTGGTGGGCCAGATTTTCAATGGCCTGACCCGGTTAAACGAGGAAAAAGGAGAAATAGAAGGCGATCTGGCGCATCACTGGGAGCAGCATTCCGAGCGCGAATGGCATTTCCACCTGCGTCCGCGCGTGCGCTGGCACGATGGACGCGAACTGAGCCTGGACGACATCGCCGCCACCGTGGACCGGCTGCGCGCGCAGCCCCTGTTCGCGCATCTGCGCGGGACGCGCCGCCTGTCTCCCTTGAGCATCGCGCTGGAACTGGACGAGGCGGACCCCTGGCTGCCCTGGCTGCTGGCGGACCCGGCGGCGCTGATCCTGCCGGCGGACCACGCCTCCCGGCCCGACTTCGACTCCCGACCCGTCGGCACCGGCCCCTACCGCGTGGCCGCCAACGACGCGCGCCGGCTATCGCTCGCCGCTTTCGACGACTACTTCGGCTACCGCGCGCTGCTGGACCAGGTGGACATCTGGATGATGCCGCAGCTGGGCGACCAGCTGTCGCTCAAGGCCGGCGGCGCCTGCGGCCTGACC harbors:
- a CDS encoding YdcH family protein yields the protein MFPEYRDLISRLKIEDAHFSKLFDLHNQLDQQIKNMEDRIVNASQQEIEVLKKEKLKLKDQLYVLLKSHTS
- a CDS encoding prohibitin family protein, producing the protein MQPLKAWMLKIGAALLALVVVFNIMEKTVLSWTVINPGYTGIKINRLIDRGITKENVVTGFVFFNPIQSVVVVYPTFVQREVWTRSPNEGSAANEELSFNTKDSVPVTIDVAVSYLLDAHKVPEFYTRFRADDISSWTHGYLRDTARNIVVAIGSEYSFDDVNGVKKEEFLTRVAAELNRRTQPMGVTIQQFGLVGALRPPPELANAVNAKTKAIQDSIRTENEVRAAQAEARKKVAIAEGEAAANRALASSLDDRLLAWEKLKLQRAYIDKWNGQMPNVVGGEGGGMLLNIPAPGAQK
- the hflK gene encoding FtsH protease activity modulator HflK, which gives rise to MPTPPSPDTPAPTLPQRLDHTLELLGMRGKGLALLSGMLAVIWLTSGIYRVEPDEQGVVQRFGRWTDTTSAGLHYHLPWPIETVQLPKTTQIKQLKLANLYEGSPPDAADPREKQMLTGDENIVEADCAVFWRIKDAGQFLFHTNQPEEALRITAEGALREVVSHTPIQAAMSNRRQQVAEETRSLIQQRLDAQQAGILITQVQLQRVDPPAAVIDAFNDVQRARADQERARNEAQAYSNDILPKARGEAERIRQEAEAYRSQVVNLAQGEAKRFDSVYQTYAQAKDVTAWRLYLESMDEMLKKASKVVIDGTGKNGAGVLPLLQLQDKPKAGKESR
- the hflC gene encoding protease modulator HflC, producing the protein MMSKQGRGIGWAAGIAVVWLALSAQYTLTEGQKALVVRLGAPVNADEQPGLKFKLPLIDSVLYYDTRLQILAPPPEQVILGDEKRLEVETYTRYRIADTLRFYQALRTEEQARAQLTQLVSTSLRRELGKAPLTDLLSPRRAAIVARIQQEVIEHAKPLGLQVTEVQLHRADLPLETSQAIYDRMKSARQQEAKELRAQGAEWAQQIQAKADRDRTVILSEAQRQSAITHGEADAEAGHILAQAFSKDPKFYKFYRSLQTYRQSLADSAPTLVLSPDSALLRDLKSGPAGGKP
- a CDS encoding NRAMP family divalent metal transporter, translated to MSDADVLLQPSALRRLRHLLAALGPGLVVMLADTETGSVIAAAQSGARWGYRMLPLLLLLIPLLYMAQELAIRLALGTGKSYGELVRRRWGRQAERAMAAVLMLSCLGALATQLAGLAGIGQMFGVPVPHTIGLLCALILLMIGTGSYRSVERIALGLGVFELAFLAEAWLARPDPAQMLAQLGHLPLGSHDFLLLAAANIGTCVMPWTLSYQQSAMLDKGLTLDDLKPARLDTLLGAALCQLITAGILIAATAAFGKGAGGQSLAAIPEIAGGFTRLLGPAGGRLLFALALSGGALVATIVVCLTSAWTLGELAGQRDSLEKHPLQAPWFYGGCAAMLIGAGALVSSGVNLVQLSIATSVANALLLPIMLAGLYWLALRELPPPLRLSRRYTLALAPVLLLAAGFSLYAGIAGSLG
- a CDS encoding YjbE family putative metal transport protein (Members of this highly hydrophobic protein family,regularly are found preceded by the yybP-ykoY manganese riboswitch (see RF00080). A metal cation transport function is proposed.) — translated: MEPDSLSHAFGLTLQVSFLDLILSGDNALVIALACRSLPQELRRRAVIWGTGFAIALRLALAALTGVLLMVPMLKLVGAAILLAIAMQLLLDEGGEEDGQELAEQAGHSRQLWNAVMLVVGADLALSLDNVVALAAAAQGSVLFLLLGLLLSVPLLMYGSLLLSRLMGDYPLLIPAGAAVLGWLAGSLAVGDALWGDWVAAQAPALLVVVPLLGAAFVLLESRIIRAQRRKLAPMPPWRPLEPLTRRLTRLGEAAIQPDAAVAAAILHAPPETPAPAPVAALPTARPAQEEAQSVAATAAEGTADEADLDDGNRLSPALKWLVGAAALLGMSALLWLIWHLLSQGFLPAPKHPVKLTR
- a CDS encoding chitinase C-terminal domain-containing protein, producing MSKTLMLIKGGLAAGAVGGVALLASHAALDGRSATLPLSSANLVKTAASSCTDPDWSASTVYTGGQRVSYQDQTWQAKWWTQGNTPSSSDASPWKLIGQCGGGGNPPPVDPPLVQVPAPTGNALCRPEALAQTGGVDVPYCAAYKQGGAEQLANGSRRRIIGYFTSWRTGKDGSPAYLVNNIPWGKLTHINYAFAHVDGANKLSVNETAPGNAATDMTWPGVAGAEMDPSLPYKGHFNLLTQYKRKFPGVKTLISVGGWAETGGYFDASGKRVASGGFYSMTVNADGSVNQAGINAFSDSAVAFLRKYGFDGVDIDFEYPTSMSNAGNPLDWSVSNARLGSLTKGYVALLQTLRDKLDHAAAQDGHYYQITAAVPASGYLLRGMETFPGLKYLDFVNVMSYDLHGSWNRFVGPNAALFDDGKDAELAFWNVYGTAQYGNIGYLNTDWAYHYYRGALPASRVNMGVPYYTRGWKNVTGGSNGLWGSAVGSNCPTGLTECGDGAVGIDNIWHDLDDKGQEIPGGSNPMWHAKNLEKGIAGSYLASYGIDPALPINQLVGSYQRNYNNTLAAPWLWNASKKVFLSTEDEQSIAQKAAWIDANNVGGVMFWELAGDYDWNAQRNNGQGEYYMGNTLTNLLYNTFSQPPKVAANPTTAAPAPTAAIDVGFSLGGFALGDQNYPINPKLTIVNRSKTTLPGGTEFQFDVPTSAPANIADQSGFGLKVISVGHNGSNVGGLKGDFNRVSVKLPSWQTLAPGQSVTLDVVYYLPISGPSHYTVGLNGKTYAIRDEAPYLPYLQ
- the sgrR gene encoding HTH-type transcriptional regulator SgrR, which translates into the protein MSHKRLLQQYSRLHKHYAGQDAAASLQQLADLLCCTRRHMRNLLAQMQELGWLDWQASAGRGKRSALRFLREADELQRLQAAQLLEQGRVEQAVALLGDDPQQLAPVLLSRLGRRWSADRQVLGVPYYRPLPTLHPGAPLRRSERHLVGQIFNGLTRLNEEKGEIEGDLAHHWEQHSEREWHFHLRPRVRWHDGRELSLDDIAATVDRLRAQPLFAHLRGTRRLSPLSIALELDEADPWLPWLLADPAALILPADHASRPDFDSRPVGTGPYRVAANDARRLSLAAFDDYFGYRALLDQVDIWMMPQLGDQLSLKAGGACGLTVEINPLPVEEQTEMALETGVYYLLCDGRADGMRNDAVRQWLAQTLTPLAIMQRTPPETRQYWVAAAGLLPRWHHVQPQPVPSEPPIQQLRLAYYEQHPEYRQIADAIGQCLAERGIALQCVELSYRDWELGRANADLWLGTVNFNSGVNYAVPAWLLGTPLLRRCLETALPLDDWQRGWRGGAQTAAGLAAQTARTHWMLPLFHNWLRLKGPGQIQDFRLNSLGWFDFKSAWLRPEDG